Proteins found in one Mytilus edulis chromosome 2, xbMytEdul2.2, whole genome shotgun sequence genomic segment:
- the LOC139510546 gene encoding uncharacterized protein, translating to MKTALDCYGGLRGTYSSVISVSFKQETLAKKTVKIPGISYMNNFEFKEDGIYAKRAYNVGTGKFLKNADLNIAELNELKHFQIIKPFPNVLTRPGHVSLKTNAEQQEVVQNSVNDQLDVECVGFQCTEPGCTKEFLTGRGLEQHILTGKHDFIKRPATDSVKQMWIDKCNSLNGNFFSANSEFENNANEDVIHEGWGLKRPKKVVRFSKKLKEFLYTIFEQGEHTGKRPCYEDIRDRLKKERSPDGCKLLTPKEWLSTNQVRSLFGNFTSKKTTGLVEKLVKGDSNDDADEVDDADLNEVLSNIEFLEQQDQLRTLSSEIVASFSV from the exons ATGAAAACTGCACTGGACTGCTATGGTGGCCTGAGAGGAACATATTCTTCTGTCATATCTGTAAGCTTTAAGCAAGAGACACTTGCCAAGAAAACAGTGAAAATCCCAGGAATTAGCTACATGAACAATTTTGAATTCAAAGAAGATGGAATTTATGCCAAAAGAGCGTACAATGTAGGCACGGGGAAGTTCCTGAAAAATGCAGACCTGAACATTGCAGAACTTAATGAGCTTAAACATTTTCAG ATCATCAAACCATTCCCAAATGTATTAACCAGACCTGGTCATGTATCACTGAAAACAAATGCGGAACAGCAAGAAGTAGTTCAAAACTCAGTAAATGATCAGCTG GATGTTGAGTGTGTTGGATTCCAATGCACAGAGCCAGGATGTACAAAAGAGTTTCTGACTGGAAGAGGTTTGGAACAGCATATTCTCACAGGAAAACATGACTTCATTAAACGACCAGCCACTGATTCAGTAAAACAGATGTGGATAGACAAGTGCAATTCATTAAATGGAAACTTTTTTTCTGCCAATagtgaatttgaaaataatgCCAATGAAGATGTAATACATGAAGGTTGGGGTTTGAAACGGCCCAAAAAAGTAGTAAGATTCTCAAAAAAGTTAAAGGAATTCTTATATACTATTTTTGAGCAAGGAGAACACACAGGAAAAAGACCTTGTTATGAAGATATACGTGATCGCTTGAAAAAAGAAAGAAGTCCTGATGGCTGTAAATTGTTAACACCAAAAGAATGGTTGTCAACTAATCAGGTCCGAAGCTTATTTGGAAACTTTACTTCTAAGAAAACAACTGGTTTAGTGGAAAAACTAGTAAAAGGTGACAGTAATGATGATGCAGATGAAGTAGATGATGCCGACTTAAACGAAGTACTTTCAAACATTGAATTCTTGGAACAACAAGATCAGTTGCGGACATTATCTTCTGAAATTGTTGCTTCTTTTTCTGTTTAA